The following are from one region of the Aquirufa lenticrescens genome:
- a CDS encoding PEGA domain-containing protein: MKNILIVLLISALSSFVAPATKTISVKSDPAGAEVILNGYFVGKTPIEIKIDEKQYNFISLSKSGYKRQRIELKGIDKEVEVKLEKDL, from the coding sequence ATGAAAAATATTCTTATCGTTTTGCTAATCAGTGCCTTAAGTTCTTTCGTTGCTCCTGCTACGAAGACTATTTCTGTTAAATCGGATCCTGCGGGCGCGGAAGTTATATTAAACGGTTACTTCGTGGGGAAAACTCCCATCGAAATTAAGATCGACGAAAAGCAATACAATTTTATCTCCCTTTCGAAGTCTGGCTACAAACGCCAACGCATCGAATTGAAAGGAATTGATAAAGAAGTTGAGGTGAAATTAGAGAAGGATCTCTAA